The nucleotide window TTGTTGACCGAAGCCGGGATCAAAAGCTGGTCCTGGTTCCTGGCGTACAGCGGCCCGGACCCGCTCAACTCGATCAGGTAAAGCCCGCACTGGGCCTGCTCCAGCGAGCTGTCGGCCAGAAGCGAGTCGATGCTTTGGACCAGCCGGGCGCGCTTGACCGCCGCGCTGTCCAAAGCCGCAGGGATCAAGGCCGTTTCCGGCTTGAGCACCGCCTGCCCCCCGCAGCCGGCCAGCGACAGGATTAAAATGGCTGTAGAGATTATGAGGTGTTTTTTATCGGGCATTTTTTTACTTTTCCATTTCTATTCGGTTTCCCTGATGTTTCACTCACTATCCCCCAGTCTGGCCAGCCAGCCTTTGGCTCCCAATCTTTCAAACATTACCCTGGCCCTGTCAACCGAATCCCTGGCCGGCATGGTGCTGCCATGATAAAACACGGCCTTGGCCGTCTCCAGCGGATTATTAAGTTCCTGGGAGATGGCGATGGCTTCCTGGAATTTATCTTCAGAGCGCTCGATCCTGGCCTGCAGCAGCAGGGCCTCGGCCCGGCCGGACTTCGACTTCAGTTCCCCGGCCAATTGGAGCGACTGGGCTGCAAATTCCAAAGCCCTGACCGGTGAGGTTTCCGGGGCGGGCCGGGACAATTCCAATTCGCCCAGGGAAAGGAAGATCTTCCTGAGAAGGTTCTTCCCGCCCCTTTCCCGGGCTATCTTTTCGGCCAGTAAAAGCAGCTCCCCGGCCTCGATGATCTCCCCCCGGGCCAGGCAGACATTGGCAATGCTGTTGAGGCTGGTGGCCTGGCCCAGGCTGTCCCCCATCTCCTCCCGCATCTTCAGCGACCGGCGGTAATGCTCCAGGGCCCGGTCCTCATCCCCCAGATCCTCATGGACCCCGCCCAGGTTGTTCAGGCTGATGGCCTGATTCTTCCGGTCGCGGATCTCCTCCTGTATCTTCAGGGAGCTGGCGTAGCAGGCCTGGGCCCGGGGATAATCGCCCAGCTGCCGGTGCACCGCGCCGATGTTGCTGAGGCACAGGGCCTGTCCCCGCCGGTCTCCGGTCTCCTCCCGGATCTTAAGGGACCGGGTGTTGTATCCCAGCGTTCCGGGCCAGTCGCTGATCAGACTCCGGACCACCCCGATATTGCTGAGAAGGTTGGCCTGGCCCTGGCGGTCGCCGATCTGTTTCCTTATGTTCAGCGACCGGTCATAGTGTTCCAAGGCCCGGGGATAATCCCCCAGCTGGCCGTAGACCCCGCCCAGGTTGCTGTGGCTGAGGGCCTGCCCCGGCCGGTCGCCGATCTCCTCCTGGATCTTGAGGGACCGGGTGAAATGGTCCAGCGCCCTGGGAAAATCGGCCTGGAAGTTGTGGGCCGTGCCGATGTTGCTGAGGCTGTAGGCCTGGCCCCGGCGGTCGCCGATCTCCTCCTGGATTTCAAGGGAAAGGGAATACTGCTCCAGGGCCCGGGGGTAATCCCCCATCCGGCTGTGGACGTAGCCGAAATTGTTGAGGCTGGCCGCCTGGCCCTTCCGGTCATCCAGTTCCTGATACAGCTCGAATGCCACCTGGGCGGCCGCCTGCATCTCCTGGTACCGGCTGAGCGAGGTGTATATCTGGCACAGCTGATCCAGGCAGTCGGCCTGGGATCTTTTATCTCCGCAGCGCTTTGAGACGGCCAGCCCCCGTTTTAGGCCGGCCAAGGATCTTTCATTTTTGCCGACCAGATTAAGCACCTGGGCCTGGTTTTGCAGGACGTGGATCAGCCTGGAGTGGTCACATTTATGCTTGTCGTTCTTCATTGTCCGTTGGATGTGAATTTAAAGCCTGACCCTTGGCGCCCCGGCTTTGGCACCGGGCCGCCCGCTTTTTATATAATGTATTTTTTCTGGCTGCCCGCTTCAAACTTTTTGACCTCCACCGCCCGGTTGGCAAAGCCCTGCTTGCCCATCAGGCCGTAGGCGTAGCGCTTGCCCTCCTCCACCCCCGGCTGGTCCATGGGGTTGACCCCGAACAGCCCGCCGGCATAGGCGGTGGCCGTCTCCAAAAGGAATATCATTTGTCCGATGACCTGGGCATCGATCCGGGGAAGGATGAAAGTGCAGTTGGGGCGGCCGTTCCTGGCCAGGGCCATGGCGGTGGCCCGCTGCTCGGCGTTCAAAAGCTCCCCGAAATCGTGGCCGCTCAAATAGGCCAGATCCTTTATTTTGAGGTAGCCCTTGGGGACGGGCAGGACGGACCGGAATTTTTCCACCCGGATGAAGGTCACCACCTTGTCCCGCGGCCCCTCGGCATAAAGCTGGATCTGGGAATGCTGGTCGGTGGCCCCCAGCGCCTTGACCGGGGTGGGGCCGGTCTCCACCACCTCGTTTTTGCTGTTAAGCCTTTTGCCCAGGCTTTCGGCCCACAGCTGGCGGAACCAGTCGGCCATAAGATAAAGGCTGTCGGAATAGGGCATCATCACGCTGATGTGGCAGCCCTTGCGGTAAAGCAGATACTGGGTCAGGGCGTAAAGCCGGGCCGGGTTGCGCCAGGGATTTTCTTCCAGGGTCCGCTGGCGCATGGCGGCCGCGCCGGCCAGCAGGCCTTTGACATCCACCCCGGCCATGGCCAGGGGAAACAGCCCCACCGGGGTCAGCACCGAGAACCGGCCGCCCACGCCCCCCGGGACCTCCAGGCTCAGCAGCCCCTCCTCCCGGACGATCTGCCTTAATATCCCCTCCTGGGGGTCGGTGGTGACGACCAGGTTGTTCTTCCATTTGGGTCCCAGCGCTTTGAACAGCCAGGCCCGCAGCCACAGGAACTGGGCGCTGGTCTCGGCGGTGGCCCCCGACTTGCTGATGACGTTGACCAGGGTGGTCTTGGGGTTTAAAAGCGACTGGATGTTTTTCAGTTTTTCCGGGTCCACGTTGTCCAGCACCCACAGCCGGGGCCGTCCCTTGAGCTCCTTCTTGTCCAGGTGGTTGTAGGCATAAGGATTAAGGGCCGCCTGAATCGCCGCCGTGCCCAGGGCCGAGCCGCCGATGCCCAGCACCACCAGGTCGCTGAACCTGCCCTTCAGCATCCGGGCCAGGGCCAGCGATGATTTCAGATGTTCGGGCCTTTCCGGCAGGTCAAAGAAATCCATCTTCCCCTTGGCCCGCTGGCGGTAGAACCACTCCGAGGCCTGGGCCGCCAGCAGCCCCGACTTCTCGATCTGGGGGTAGGATATTCCAAAATCCCCCAGCCGCTCGGACATCAGGTTGTTGTAATCGAATCTGATCTTAAGCTCGGTCATTTGCCTCCCTCCCCTGGTAAACAGTTTACAGTTGAACAGTTTTCTGTTTGGCGTCCATTCATTTGTTAGGCAAGCCGGCCTTTCACCTTGACCCCGCTCGGCGCATCGCTCACTCCTACGGCGTGCAGGCAGGACAAGTTTTGGCGTTTGGCGTTTGCAGTTTGCAGTTCATTGTTCATGGTTGGCTGCAAGATGTCCCGCCCTCAGCGGGAATACTGCAGGGACAGGGACAGCATGTCCTGCTTGAGGCCGCCTCCGGAGAACAGCCGGCTGGTGGCGGCGGAGAAGCTGAAGGCCACCGGCCCCAGGTTGAAGGACTGCCCGGACGAAAGGAAATACATGTCCCGCAGGCTGGGGTAGTTTTGGGTCAGCTGGGGCACCAGCGGCGTGCCCATGGTAAAAAATCCGAACCGCAGGATATAGCCGGGAGAGGCAGGCTGCAGCTCAATTCCCAGCTTAAAGTCGGCCCGGCCCTGATAATCCCAGGAAACATTCTGCCAGCCGGTGATGTCGATCTGCCCAACCAGGGTGGTGGTGGAGTCTATCCGGTAGCCGAATCCCAGGGTGGAGAGGGCCGGTACCACTCCGTAAAGGGCCAGGTCTCCCTCCCCGGCTTCCGGCAGATAATCGGCGGTGCCGTTAAGCCGGCACTCGGTGCGGAGGCGGGTGAACAGCAGCAGCTCGGGATTGATGGTGATCTCTATCCCGGCGTTAAGGTTCAGGCCCGAGGCCGAGCCTTGGGCTATCAGGGTTTCCCCTTTCTGCCAGGCGATGGAAGCCTTCCCCCCGACCAGGGCCAGACCGGCCGTCACCCCCTGTGATATCTTATAAAATCCGCCCAGGGCGGCCTGGCGCAGTTGCAGGCCGGCCTGCTGCCGGACATAGGGCTGCCACTGGTCGGGAAAGCTCATGTCGGTTTTCATGCTGTTGGCAAAACCTGCGGCCAGCCCCCAGCGTCCGAAGTTCCAGGCAAAAGCGGCCGAGGCCGGCAGGGCCGGGGACTGCCGGGTGGTGATCAGCACATGGCTGCGGCCCTCCGAAAGATAGCCGGACGAGACCGAGGCCGAAACCCTGGTCCCGGGGATCTCCAGCCGACAGGGGTTGCCGAACAAGGCTGAAGGGCCTGAGGCCAGGCAGGTGACCTGGCCGCTGCCCAGGGCCGCGGCGTCCAGGGGCTGGTAATAGTTGTACTGCAGCGGCAGGATTAGCTCATATTGGGCGGCCCGGGCTGACCAGCAGAGCAACAGCAGCGATAGGAGGATAATTGTTTTTTTCATGGCTCTTGGTTGTTAATCATGGCCTGGGGAATTGGAAAATGTTCAGTCATCTTGTTTTAATTGTTTTTTGGGCGGAGGAAGATAATTGTCCTGCGTTACAACGCTTTTCCCTGTTCTCCGCTCCAACTCCAACCGCGCTTTCCTGGCTATCTTTCCGCCTTTTTGCCCGGCTTGGGCGTTTTCGTCCAGCCCGGAGGCTTTCACGCTTTCAGCAATCTGGCGGGTCGAGAGCTCCGCCAACGCCGAAAAAATCAGCTCCGCTTCGCTCATATGATCCCGCAGGTTTTGGGTTTTTAGGCCTTTGATCTCTTTATGCTTCTTGACCGAAACGCCGCTCCATTCCTGATGAATGATGTTGGTTAAAAAAGCATACTCCTCTTCGCCCTTGATGTCATGGCCGTTCCAGTAATCGGTCAGTTTGTTGCGGGTTTCCTGGCCCATCATCCGCTGTTGGATCCACTTTTGGCTTCTACCGTGCTGCTGCCAGTACAGTCGGGCGCGGTCCAGGGAACGGACGGGGTCTGTCATGTCCTGCAGGCGTTCGTAACCCACCTTGGCCAGCCAGAGTTTGATCGGTTCGGCCTTGGGACTGGGAACAGACTGGATAAGCCTTAACAGGGTTTCCGGGTCGGCGGCATCGGTCAGGTATTTTTTACCATCGGCAGCCTCCAACTTCAGTCGGTTACATTTTGTAACCGACTGACTGCCTTCTTTTTTCAACCGGTTTTTCAATACTTTCCAATAGTTTCGAGCGGCCTGATAATCCGGCTGCTGTACCAACACCGCCACGATGTCCACCACCGAAAAATACCATTTTTCAGCCTGCGGGTCGTAATGGCGGCGGATTTTATAATTTTCGAATACCGCCAACGCTTTATCCGTCATCGGGAACCTCCCAAAAATGCGCTGATTCATGAATGCTTGTTTATTTAGACCCGCCATATTGCTCCCGGAGTTATCTGCCGGCAATCCTCTCTGCGGCCTGAAGTTGGGGGTTCAAAACATCACCGGACCAAGGGAACTCTCAGGCTTAAAACATCCGCCAAACCGGCCTTGGATTTGCGCCCCTCTCCTTTTAGTCCCCGAACACGGTGCCAATGGACTTGGCCGCCCGGATCACCTCGGAGTCCGGCTGCACCAGCCGCAGCTGGCCCACCGCCTCCTTGATGGGCACCGCCTCCACCTTCAGCCCCTTCAGGGCCGCCATCTGCCCGAACTCACCCCTGGCCAGAAGCTCCACGGCCTTGACCCCGAACCGGGTGCCCAGTATCCGGTCGAAGGCGGTGGGACTGCCGCCCCGCTGCAGGTGGCCCAGCACCGTCACCCGGCAGTCGATCCCGGTCTGCTCCTCGATGTCGTCGGCCAGCTTCTGGCCGATGCCCCCCAGCCGCACCGGGTCGGTGGACTCCTTGATCAGCTTGCGGACCACCATCTCACCCCCTTTGGGCTTGGCCCCCTCCGAGACCACCACGATGGAGAAGCGCCGGCCCTTCTGGTTGCGCTCGATGATCCGCCGGCAGACCTGGTTGATGTCGTAGGGGATCTCTGGCAAAAGTATGATGTCGCCGCCGCCGGCCACCCCGCTGTAAAGCGCTATCCACCCGGCGTAGCGGCCCATGGTCTCCACTATCATCACCCGGTGGTGGGACATGGCGGTGGACTGCAGCTTGTCCAAAGCCTCGGTGGCGGTCACCACCGCCGAGTCGAAGCCGAAGGTGACGTCGGTGGCGGCCAAATCGTTGTCGATGGTCTTGGGGATGCCCACCACCTTGATCCCCCGGTCTATCATCTTCTGGGTCATGGCCATGGTGCCGTCGCCGCCGATGGCCACCAGGGCCTCCAGGCGGGCCAGCTCAAAGTTCTTCTGCACCCGGTCGAAAACATCCTGGTATTCCATCTCCCCCTGGGCGTTCTTGACCGCGTAGCGGAAGGGGTTGTCCCGGTTGGAGGTGCCCAAAATGGTGCCGCCCTCGGCCAGGATGCCGGAGACGTTGCGCCAGGTGAGCTCGTGATACCGGCCCTCGATCAGCCCGGCGTAGCCGTCCTCGATGCCGATCACCTGCATCCCGTGCTCGCTGATGGCGGTCTTGGCCACCGCCCGGATCACGGCGTTAAGGCCGGGGCAGTCGCCCCCGGCGGTCAGGATCCCGAAGCGCTTGATCTTGGGCATCTGTGAAACTCCTTATCTAAGCTGTATGCTCTAAGCTCTAAGCTCTAAGCTATAAGCTATAAGCCTTATGCTATATGTTCTATGTTCTATATGCTTTCAAAACACCGGGGATATACGGCTGATAGCTTATGGCTGACGGCTTACAGCTTTGTTTGGCGTTCAGTCCAGTATCTCCTCCACCAATTTGGCCACCTCCTGGGCGGCCCGGGGCCTGCCCAGGGCCAAAGCGTTCTTTCTCATGGCTGAAAGTTTCTGGGGCGAGGACAGCACCTCGTCCAGCCGGTGGGGAATGTCCAGCTGGTGCATGGCCTTGATCCCGGCCCCGTGCTCCAGCAGCATGTCGCTGTTCATGTCCTCCTGGCCGGGGATGGGGTTGACGATGATCATGGGCAGGCCGCAGGCCATGGCCTCGGCGGTGGTCAGGCCGCCGGGCTTGCTGATCAGGATGTCGCAGGCCCGCATGTACTCGTCCATCTGCTCGGTGAACCCCACGGTGATCATCTTGAACGGCAGCTGTTCCCTCATCTGGCGCAGGCGGCTTAAAAGCTTGCGGTTCTTCCCGGCGATCACCACCAGCTGGAAGTTGGATTTGACCGCGGCCAGCGAGGCCACCATTTTTTCGATGGGACCCACCCCGAACCCCCCGGACAGCATCAGCACCGCGGGCAGCCGGGGGGCCAGCACCAGCCTTTCCCGGATGACGGATGAAGGCTTCTTTTTGGCGAACTCCGGGTTGACCGGAATTCCCAGCACGTTGATCCGCCCGGAGGGGACGCCCGAGGCCATCAGGTGCTGGCGGCTGTTCTGGTCGGCCACCGAATAGTGTTCGCATTCCGGCAGGATCCAGTAGGAGTGCAGGCCGTAGTCGGTGGTCACGGTCAAAAGCGGGGCCTCTATTTTTCCCTTGCGCTTAAGGTCGCAGACCAGCTGGGAGGCCAGGAAATGGGTGGAGATTATCAGGTCCCACTCCTGCTCCTTGATGAAGGAGGTGAACTTGCGGGTGTTGAGGGTGTCCAAAAGCCGCAACAGGAAATCGGGGCGGTTCTGGCGCTTGAGGTTGTCCGAGGTGGTGAAGATGTAGCCCCACATCAGCGGCTGGTTCTGGGCCATGTAAAGGTACAGGTCGTGATAGACCGCCTTGTAGAGCAGGGTGGAGAATTTCAACAGGTCGATGTGGGTCACCCGGTACTTCTGCTGGCTCTGGGGAGCCGAGGCCAGGGACTGCTCTATGGCCTTGGCGGCCATGGTGTGTCCGGCCCCGGCCGAGGCCGAGATGATCAGGATGTTCTTCATAGTGTAGCTGTTGCCCGTTTGCCGTTTAGTGTTTAGTGTTTAGTGTTTAGTGCTTGTCCGACGAAGCTCTGCTTGTCTGCTAAATCCCTGGCAAGGGCAGAGCGAAGTTGGATTCATTGTTCATTGACAAACTGTTCCATGGCTTTGACCACCCGCTCCTGGTCCTTAAGGGTCAGCAGATGGTGGAACGGGATGGCCAGGCTGCGGTCGGCCGCGTCCTCGGTTAAGGGGAAGTCCCCCCGTTTGTGCTTCAGCTCTTTCACCAGATAGGGCTGAAGGTGCAGGGCCGGAAAGTAGTGGGCGCAGCCGATGCCCTGTTCCTGGAGGCGCTTTATCAGCCGGTCCCGGCCCAAGCCCTTGAGTCTTTGCGGAACCAGGGCCGCGAACACGAACCAGCTGCGGGTCATCCCGGGGAAATCTTTTAACACCGTGAATTCCGGCAGGCGTTCCGAGAAAAGCTTTTGGTAGTTTTGGGCTATCTTCTTCCGCCGGGCCAGGATGCCGGGCAGCCGGGCCAGCTGGACCGAGCCCAAAGCGGCGTTGATGTCCGGCATCCTGTAGTTGTACCCCAGGTCGTGATGGGCCAGCCAGCCGCCCATGGAATGGCGGCCCTGGTTGCGCAGGCTGCGCATGATCCCGGCCAGATGGTCGTCATCGGTCAGCACCATCCCGCCCTCGCCGGTGGTGATCTGCTTGTTGGGGTAGAACCCGAAGACCGAGGCGACCCCGAAGGAGCCGGCCCGCTTTTTCTGATACACGGCCCCCAGGGCCTCGCAGGAATCCTCGATCAATATCAGCCGGTGCTTTTTACAGAGGGCCTGGATCTTCCGGAACTCGGCCGGCAGGCCGAAGATGTCCACCGCCAAAATTGCCCGGGTGCGGGAAGTGATCCTGGCTTCTATCTTTTTGGGATCGATGTTCAGGGTTTGGGGATCGATGTCCGCGAAGACCGGTTTGGCCCCCTGGTACAGGATGCAGTTGACCGAGGCGGCAAAGGAATAGGGCGAGGTGATGACCTCGTCCCCTTTTTTCAAGCCCAAAGCCCGGGTGATCAGGTGCAGCCCCGCCGTGCCGGATGAGACCGCCAGGGCGTGTTTGCGCCCGGTGTATCCGGCGAATGACCTTTCGAACTTCAGTATCTCCGGGCCCAGGCTGAGGGTGCCGGATTTCAGCACCTTGACCACGGCGTCGATCTCGCGCTGGGTGATGTCGGGGGAAGCCAGTTTGATCATGTTACTTCTTTTTTTCGCGGTTAATTTTGCCACAAAATGCATGCCCTGAGCCAAGCCGAAGGGGCACAAAAAACACAAATTATTTATTGCTGCCTTTCATCCCCGGCCTGGCCGGGGATCCGGTTTCCCGCCGGGAGAGGGGTTAAGCCGGCGCCATGTTCAACAGCCTGTCGCACTCTTCCAGCAGTTTGTCCAGCCTGAAAGGCTTACCCATAAAGGCGTCGGCCCCGGCCTTCATTATTTTCTGCCGGGTCTTCTGGTTGTCACGTCCGGTGATGGCCAACACCCTGGTCCGGGGATGGTGTTCCTTGATATAGCGGCAGACCTCGAACCCGTCCATGCCGGGGAGCTTCAGGTCCAGTATCACCAGCTGCGGATCATGCTGGCTCAGCATACGCCCGGCTTCAAAGCCGTCGGCCGCGGTGAATATCTGGTATCCCTTTTTGGTTAACTTTAAGAAACC belongs to bacterium and includes:
- a CDS encoding tetratricopeptide repeat protein, with translation MKNDKHKCDHSRLIHVLQNQAQVLNLVGKNERSLAGLKRGLAVSKRCGDKRSQADCLDQLCQIYTSLSRYQEMQAAAQVAFELYQELDDRKGQAASLNNFGYVHSRMGDYPRALEQYSLSLEIQEEIGDRRGQAYSLSNIGTAHNFQADFPRALDHFTRSLKIQEEIGDRPGQALSHSNLGGVYGQLGDYPRALEHYDRSLNIRKQIGDRQGQANLLSNIGVVRSLISDWPGTLGYNTRSLKIREETGDRRGQALCLSNIGAVHRQLGDYPRAQACYASSLKIQEEIRDRKNQAISLNNLGGVHEDLGDEDRALEHYRRSLKMREEMGDSLGQATSLNSIANVCLARGEIIEAGELLLLAEKIARERGGKNLLRKIFLSLGELELSRPAPETSPVRALEFAAQSLQLAGELKSKSGRAEALLLQARIERSEDKFQEAIAISQELNNPLETAKAVFYHGSTMPARDSVDRARVMFERLGAKGWLARLGDSE
- a CDS encoding glucose-6-phosphate isomerase: MTELKIRFDYNNLMSERLGDFGISYPQIEKSGLLAAQASEWFYRQRAKGKMDFFDLPERPEHLKSSLALARMLKGRFSDLVVLGIGGSALGTAAIQAALNPYAYNHLDKKELKGRPRLWVLDNVDPEKLKNIQSLLNPKTTLVNVISKSGATAETSAQFLWLRAWLFKALGPKWKNNLVVTTDPQEGILRQIVREEGLLSLEVPGGVGGRFSVLTPVGLFPLAMAGVDVKGLLAGAAAMRQRTLEENPWRNPARLYALTQYLLYRKGCHISVMMPYSDSLYLMADWFRQLWAESLGKRLNSKNEVVETGPTPVKALGATDQHSQIQLYAEGPRDKVVTFIRVEKFRSVLPVPKGYLKIKDLAYLSGHDFGELLNAEQRATAMALARNGRPNCTFILPRIDAQVIGQMIFLLETATAYAGGLFGVNPMDQPGVEEGKRYAYGLMGKQGFANRAVEVKKFEAGSQKKYII
- a CDS encoding BRO family protein codes for the protein MTDKALAVFENYKIRRHYDPQAEKWYFSVVDIVAVLVQQPDYQAARNYWKVLKNRLKKEGSQSVTKCNRLKLEAADGKKYLTDAADPETLLRLIQSVPSPKAEPIKLWLAKVGYERLQDMTDPVRSLDRARLYWQQHGRSQKWIQQRMMGQETRNKLTDYWNGHDIKGEEEYAFLTNIIHQEWSGVSVKKHKEIKGLKTQNLRDHMSEAELIFSALAELSTRQIAESVKASGLDENAQAGQKGGKIARKARLELERRTGKSVVTQDNYLPPPKKQLKQDD
- a CDS encoding 6-phosphofructokinase, which gives rise to MPKIKRFGILTAGGDCPGLNAVIRAVAKTAISEHGMQVIGIEDGYAGLIEGRYHELTWRNVSGILAEGGTILGTSNRDNPFRYAVKNAQGEMEYQDVFDRVQKNFELARLEALVAIGGDGTMAMTQKMIDRGIKVVGIPKTIDNDLAATDVTFGFDSAVVTATEALDKLQSTAMSHHRVMIVETMGRYAGWIALYSGVAGGGDIILLPEIPYDINQVCRRIIERNQKGRRFSIVVVSEGAKPKGGEMVVRKLIKESTDPVRLGGIGQKLADDIEEQTGIDCRVTVLGHLQRGGSPTAFDRILGTRFGVKAVELLARGEFGQMAALKGLKVEAVPIKEAVGQLRLVQPDSEVIRAAKSIGTVFGD
- a CDS encoding glycosyltransferase — protein: MKNILIISASAGAGHTMAAKAIEQSLASAPQSQQKYRVTHIDLLKFSTLLYKAVYHDLYLYMAQNQPLMWGYIFTTSDNLKRQNRPDFLLRLLDTLNTRKFTSFIKEQEWDLIISTHFLASQLVCDLKRKGKIEAPLLTVTTDYGLHSYWILPECEHYSVADQNSRQHLMASGVPSGRINVLGIPVNPEFAKKKPSSVIRERLVLAPRLPAVLMLSGGFGVGPIEKMVASLAAVKSNFQLVVIAGKNRKLLSRLRQMREQLPFKMITVGFTEQMDEYMRACDILISKPGGLTTAEAMACGLPMIIVNPIPGQEDMNSDMLLEHGAGIKAMHQLDIPHRLDEVLSSPQKLSAMRKNALALGRPRAAQEVAKLVEEILD
- a CDS encoding DegT/DnrJ/EryC1/StrS family aminotransferase, whose amino-acid sequence is MIKLASPDITQREIDAVVKVLKSGTLSLGPEILKFERSFAGYTGRKHALAVSSGTAGLHLITRALGLKKGDEVITSPYSFAASVNCILYQGAKPVFADIDPQTLNIDPKKIEARITSRTRAILAVDIFGLPAEFRKIQALCKKHRLILIEDSCEALGAVYQKKRAGSFGVASVFGFYPNKQITTGEGGMVLTDDDHLAGIMRSLRNQGRHSMGGWLAHHDLGYNYRMPDINAALGSVQLARLPGILARRKKIAQNYQKLFSERLPEFTVLKDFPGMTRSWFVFAALVPQRLKGLGRDRLIKRLQEQGIGCAHYFPALHLQPYLVKELKHKRGDFPLTEDAADRSLAIPFHHLLTLKDQERVVKAMEQFVNEQ